In Polypterus senegalus isolate Bchr_013 chromosome 12, ASM1683550v1, whole genome shotgun sequence, the following are encoded in one genomic region:
- the LOC120540882 gene encoding V-type proton ATPase 116 kDa subunit a2-like: protein MGSVFRSEEMCLAQLFLQSGSAYDCISELGELGLVEFRDLNPNVTSFQRKYVGEIKKCEEMERILGYLLREIKKADILLPAEDVTPVAPVPKNVLLIMEQLQKLEVEIKEVTKNKEKLQKNLLELTEYTHMLRITKNFIQRTAEQEPSHLQYEEFPSLEKDYLVDYSNMQRMGAKLGFVSGLIHRVKIEAFEKMLWRVCKGYTILSYSEIDEYIQDYDTGEITKSVVFLVSYWGEQIGQKVKKICDCYHCHIYPYPSNSDERKEVVEGLKTRIQDLHTVLNRTEDYLRQVLCKASESIYTWVIQIKKMKAIYHILNYCSFDVTNKCLIAEVWCPVNDLASLRRALEEGSRKSSATVPSFVNRIPTTETPPTLIRTNKFTSGFQNIVDAYGVGNYREVNPAPYTIITFPFLFAVMFGDLGHGILMFLFSLWMVIFENSPKLKKNGGEIWNTFFDGRYIILLMGLFSVYTGLIYNDCFSKSLNIFGSGWSVNAMFKENHWRFEDLSNGYLSLDPNVTGVFNGPYPFGIDPIWNMANNKLSFLNSYKMKMSIVLGVVHMTFGVILGVFNHLHFRKKYNIYLVFLPELLFMLCLFGYLVFMIIYKWLAYSAENSKHAPSILINFINMFLVNGGDDVETLYPGQIGLQVFLKVVAFSSVPALFLAKPLYLYWMHNGGKGFGAYRGGYELVRRGSEEELSLLRSHDMEEGLSHSDHGINRDTETEEFDFGETFMHQAIHSIEYCLGCISNTASYLRLWALSLAHAQLSEVLWAMVMRIGLRVDTSFGVVLLIPVFGIFAVLTVVILLIMEGLSAFLHALRLHWVEFQSKFYAGAGVKFVPFSFKLLSYSFEHDGLH, encoded by the exons ATGGGCTCCGTCTTTCGGAGTGAAGAGATGTGCCTGGCGCAGCTGTTCTTACAGTCCGGCTCGGCATACGACTGCATCAGCGAGCTGGGCGAGCTCGGCCTGGTGGAGTTCCGAGAT CTCAATCCCAATGTAACATCTTTTCAACGGAAGTATGttggggaaataaaaaaatgtgaagagaTGGAGCGCATCTTGG GTTATTTGCTGAGGGAAATTAAGAAAGCAGACATCCTACTTCCAGCTGAAGATGTTACCCCTGTGGCCCCGGTTCCTAAAAACGTGCTGCTGATTATG GAGCAACTGCAAAAGCTTGAAGTTGAGATAAAAGAGGTAACCAAGAACAAGGAGAAACTGCAGAAGAATCTGTTGGAGCTGACAGAGTACACTCACATGCTTAGAATCACGAAGAACTTCATCCAGAGGACTGCTGAG caaGAGCCATCGCACCTTCAGTATGAAGAATTTCCCTCTCTGGAGAAGGACTACTTGGTGGACTATTCAAATATGCAGAGGATGGGAGCCAAACTGGG gTTTGTGTCCGGCTTAATCCACAGAGTAAAAATTGAAGCTTTTGAAAAAATGCTGTGGAGAGTGTGCAAAGGCTACACCATTCTTAGTTATTCAGAGATTGATGAGTACATTCAAGACTATGACACT GGGGAAATTACAAAGAGTGTTGTATTTTTAGTTTCTTATTGGGGCGAACAAATAGGACAGAAGGTGAAGAAGATATGCGATTG TTACCACTGCCACATCTATCCATATCCCAGCAACAGTGATGAGAGGAAAGAAGTCGTTGAAGGGCTGAAGACTCGTATTCAGGATTTACACACT GTTTTAAACAGGACTGAAGATTATCTGAGACAAGTCCTATGTAAGGCCTCAGAGTCCATTTACACCTGGGTGATCCAGATTAAAAAGATGAAGGCTATCTATCACATCCTGAACTACTGCAGCTTTGATGTCACTAATAAGTGTCTCATCGCAGAGGTCTGGTGCCCAGTGAATGACCTCGCATCTTTACGCCGAGCACTTGAAGAAGGATCA AGAAAAAGTTCAGCAACTGTCCCATCCTTTGTGAATCGAATCCCAACCACAGAGACGCCCCCCACTCTCATCCGCACAAACAAGTTCACCTCAGGATTCCAGAACATTGTTGATGCCTATGGAGTCGGTAACTACAGAGAAGTCAATCCAG CCCCATACACTATTATCACATTCCCTTTCCTTTTTGCTGTCATGTTTGGGGACCTTGGACATGGAATATTAATGTTCTTATTCTCTCTCTGGATGGTGATCTTTGAAAATAGTCCTAAACTAAAGAAAAATGGTGGAGAG ATCTGGAATACTTTCTTTGATGGCAGATACATCATCCTGTTGATGGGCCTCTTCTCAGTTTATACTGGCCTAATCTACAATGACTGCTTTTCAaagtctttaaatatttttggctCTGGATGGAGTGTGAATGCCATGTTTAAAGAAAACCATTGGAG GTTTGAAGATCTTTCAAATGGCTACTTATCCCTTGATCCGAATGTCACGGGTGTCTTCAATGGACCATATCCTTTTGGCATTGATCCg ATCTGGAACATGGCAAATAACAAGCTTAGTTTTCTGAActcttacaaaatgaaaatgtcaatcGTCCTGGGTGTTGTTCACATGACATTTGGAGTCATTCTGGGAGTCTTCAATCACTT GCATTTCAGAAAGAAGTATAACATCTACCTGGTATTTCTCCCTGAGCTCCTCTTCATGCTCTGCCTTTTTGGGTACCTGGTGTTTATGATCATATATAAATGGTTGGCATATTCAGCTGAAAACTCCAAGCACGCTCCAAGCATCCTTATTAACTTCATCAACATGTTCCTTGTCAATGGAGGGGATGATGTTGAGACATTGTACCCTGGTCAG ATAGGACTGCAGGTGTTCCTCAAGGTGGTAGCCTTCTCATCTGTCCCTGCTTTGTTTCTGGCCAAGCCTCTGTACTTGTACTGGATGCACAATGGAGGCAAAGGATTTGGAGCATACAGA GGTGGTTATGAGTTGGTGCGCAGAGGAAGTGAAGAAGAGCTGTCACTATTGAGATCTCATGATATGGAAGAAGGACTGAGCCACAGTGATCATGGGATAAACAGAGACACAGAAACGGAGGAG TTTGATTTTGGAGAGACTTTTATGCACCAAGCAATTCACAGCATTGAGTACTGCCTTGGCTGCATCTCAAATACTGCCTCCTACCTCCGCCTCTGGGCCCTCAGCCTTGCTCATGCTC AGTTGTCTGAAGTTTTATGGGCAATGGTGATGAGGATTGGTCTCCGAGTCGACACCAGCTTCGGAGTTGTATTACTAATTCCAGTATTTGGAATTTTTGCTGTACTAACTGTGGTGATTCTCCTTATTATGGAAGGACTTTCTGCTTTCCTTCATGCACTGCGATTGCACTG